In Prosthecochloris sp. GSB1, the following proteins share a genomic window:
- a CDS encoding ROK family protein: protein MTSQIAALVQSFHSRFAPLLGVERFAGLGLGAPGAVDREKGILSYPPNLPGWKRYPLRERLLEILDSRYALRCSLEIDNDANAAAYGEAMFGAGKGYSDFMLVTLGTGVGGGIILARNLYRGPNGTAGEIGYLTIDYRGESVHAGIRGTVESLIGKQGIVSMGKETYRRHPRSCWNEEIHGEELRDLSPRTLEKAAHGGDAVAREVWDRVGSILGVGLAGVVSLMDIRTFIIGGGISAADDLVLVPAFRQLKQSTLPSTHEGLAVVQATLGNEAGVYGAAALCFSSLP from the coding sequence GTGACGTCGCAGATCGCTGCGCTCGTGCAATCGTTCCATTCCCGGTTCGCTCCACTGCTCGGCGTGGAGCGTTTCGCCGGTCTCGGTCTCGGCGCTCCCGGTGCTGTCGACAGGGAAAAAGGCATACTCAGCTATCCTCCGAATCTTCCCGGCTGGAAACGGTATCCGCTCCGGGAAAGGCTTCTGGAAATCCTGGATTCACGATACGCTCTGCGTTGTTCGCTGGAGATCGACAACGACGCAAACGCCGCCGCTTACGGCGAGGCGATGTTCGGCGCGGGAAAAGGGTACAGTGATTTCATGCTGGTCACTCTCGGCACCGGGGTCGGCGGCGGAATCATTCTCGCCCGCAACCTCTACAGGGGTCCTAACGGCACGGCGGGCGAGATCGGTTATCTGACCATCGATTACCGGGGCGAGAGCGTCCACGCGGGAATCCGGGGAACCGTGGAGAGCCTGATCGGGAAGCAGGGGATCGTTTCGATGGGCAAGGAGACATACCGGCGTCACCCCCGTTCCTGCTGGAACGAGGAGATCCACGGTGAGGAGCTGCGGGACCTTTCGCCGAGGACCCTTGAAAAGGCGGCCCACGGTGGGGACGCTGTCGCCCGGGAGGTGTGGGACCGGGTCGGATCGATACTTGGCGTCGGTCTTGCAGGCGTCGTCTCGCTTATGGATATCCGCACGTTCATTATCGGCGGAGGAATTTCCGCTGCGGACGATCTCGTGCTTGTCCCCGCATTCAGGCAGTTGAAGCAGTCGACGCTGCCTTCGACGCACGAGGGGCTGGCCGTCGTTCAGGCCACTCTCGGTAACGAGGCGGGCGTGTACGGCGCGGCTGCCTTGTGTTTTTCGTCTTTGCCCTGA
- the lpxA gene encoding acyl-ACP--UDP-N-acetylglucosamine O-acyltransferase, with protein MGTRIHPTATVSAKSEIGSDVTIGPYTVIDDDVFIGDGTQIGPHVQIADGARIGESCRIFAGAVLSTVPQDLKFQGEKTYLHVGDRTVIREYVTLNRGTQASGKTVVGSDNLIMAYVHAGHDCIIGNHVIIANSVQFGGHCEVEDYAVVGGLAGVHQFVRIGKYAMVGGISRASLDVPPYVMAGGHEVFRFQGLNFVGLKRRGFGSTQIDRIRHAYRILFQSGMLLNNALERVREECEPTPEIQEITGFFDTSSSKRKYIRPYKV; from the coding sequence ATGGGAACACGTATACATCCTACAGCCACGGTAAGTGCGAAATCCGAAATCGGCTCGGACGTCACCATAGGCCCCTATACGGTCATCGATGACGATGTTTTCATCGGCGACGGTACGCAGATAGGGCCGCATGTCCAGATCGCCGACGGCGCGCGTATCGGTGAGTCCTGCAGGATATTCGCGGGCGCGGTACTGTCTACCGTACCGCAGGATCTCAAGTTCCAGGGGGAAAAAACCTATTTGCATGTCGGCGACAGGACGGTCATCAGGGAATATGTCACCCTGAACAGAGGAACGCAGGCGAGCGGCAAGACGGTCGTGGGTTCGGACAATCTCATCATGGCATATGTGCATGCGGGGCATGACTGCATCATCGGAAACCATGTGATCATAGCGAATTCCGTTCAGTTCGGCGGTCATTGCGAAGTCGAGGACTATGCCGTCGTCGGCGGACTTGCCGGAGTTCACCAGTTTGTCAGGATCGGCAAATATGCGATGGTCGGCGGTATTTCGAGAGCCTCGCTCGACGTTCCGCCCTATGTGATGGCGGGCGGCCACGAGGTCTTCCGTTTTCAGGGACTCAACTTCGTCGGTTTGAAGAGACGCGGATTTGGTTCAACACAGATCGACAGGATCCGGCACGCCTACCGTATCCTGTTCCAGTCGGGTATGCTGCTCAACAATGCGCTCGAGCGCGTAAGGGAAGAGTGCGAACCGACGCCTGAAATTCAGGAGATTACCGGATTTTTCGATACCAGTTCTTCGAAAAGAAAGTATATCAGGCCGTACAAGGTATAA
- a CDS encoding glycosyltransferase family 117 protein: MEHKMINRGIAAALFLFAEVLYLLTMAPTLSFWDCGEFIATAYTLGVPHPPGAPLFLLIGRLFSMLPFFDDIGARVNLFSTLSAAATVALTYLITVRLITLYRKTDPGAWSVAEKISAYGGAVAGALALAFSDSFWFNAVEAEVYAPSLFFTAMVVWFGLRWYEDDPDPGSERWLMAAMYMIGLSIGVHLLSLLAIFAVAMLYYFRKYDFSPLSFVLMLGASAAAFLLVYIGIIKGLPMLMQYASWWGFAAPLAAVILVVRYAHVHRRRLLHTVGMSLLLLVVGYTSYALIYVRAKAAPAINENNPSTGEAFFSYLNREQYGDLPLWPRRWSAEPVHQYFYRQYASDMDYFLRYQMDHMYLRYLGWQFIGKGGDTEGAGVDWSQLWGVPFLIGLFGVFSHFRKDWKMGSVITMLFLVTGAALVVYLNQTEPQPRERDYSYTGSFFAFALWIGIGVEAMLTRAVSSVRDTRSANLFSAVLLGVLLFVTNGRMLLANYHTHDRSGNYVPWDWAWNMLQSCGKDAILFTNGDNDTFPLWYLQEVEGIRTDVRVVNLSLANTGWYLLQLKNTRPHGAKPLSFSLSDEELSDIGYVAIEPVEVDLPAAGLKETFAAEYRASGLPVPDPFPDTIRWQIRPTVNFRGQGFLRPQDLAVYEILMNNFTSRPVYFALTVGRDNLLGLDDYLRLDGLAYRVVPEKNTGETERIDPSQLWTNLCSVYRYRNLDDPDVYIEETARRLSGNYKPLFARLALELAARREDELTVRDSSGNRRKATGKTLALEALDRAGKVLPLERFGIDPEVAASVVSLYVVLGQKDKADPYIAYLEKLAAVSTIRSAPRLHYALALALREIGRTGEAEKIMHELQREIDLESGEQ; this comes from the coding sequence ATGGAGCACAAGATGATAAATCGCGGCATCGCCGCAGCGCTTTTTCTGTTTGCGGAAGTCCTCTATCTTCTGACAATGGCGCCTACGCTCTCGTTCTGGGACTGCGGGGAGTTCATCGCCACGGCTTATACGCTCGGAGTGCCGCATCCGCCGGGCGCGCCGCTTTTCCTGCTGATCGGCAGGCTGTTTTCCATGTTGCCGTTTTTCGACGATATCGGCGCCAGGGTGAATCTTTTCAGCACGCTTTCCGCCGCAGCCACCGTCGCTCTGACCTATCTCATAACGGTACGCCTGATAACGCTCTACAGGAAGACGGATCCCGGCGCATGGAGCGTCGCTGAGAAAATTTCCGCTTACGGCGGCGCCGTCGCCGGTGCGCTCGCCCTGGCGTTTTCCGACAGTTTCTGGTTCAATGCCGTCGAAGCGGAGGTTTATGCGCCGTCGTTGTTTTTTACGGCCATGGTGGTCTGGTTCGGCCTGCGCTGGTACGAAGATGACCCCGATCCCGGCAGCGAACGCTGGCTTATGGCCGCCATGTACATGATCGGTCTTTCCATCGGCGTGCATCTCCTGAGCCTCCTGGCGATTTTCGCCGTCGCCATGCTTTACTATTTCAGGAAATACGACTTCAGTCCGCTTTCGTTCGTACTGATGCTCGGCGCGAGCGCCGCTGCTTTCCTGCTCGTCTATATCGGCATCATCAAGGGGTTGCCGATGCTTATGCAGTATGCGTCATGGTGGGGTTTCGCGGCGCCGCTTGCGGCCGTTATTCTCGTCGTCCGTTACGCTCATGTCCATCGCCGCCGGTTATTGCACACGGTCGGCATGTCGCTGCTTCTGCTTGTCGTCGGTTATACCTCCTACGCCCTGATCTACGTTCGGGCGAAGGCCGCTCCGGCAATCAACGAGAACAATCCGTCGACCGGCGAGGCGTTTTTTTCCTATCTGAACCGCGAGCAGTACGGCGATCTTCCTCTCTGGCCCAGGCGTTGGTCGGCCGAGCCTGTGCATCAGTATTTCTACCGTCAGTACGCTTCTGATATGGACTATTTCCTCCGCTATCAGATGGACCATATGTACCTGCGTTACCTCGGATGGCAGTTCATAGGCAAGGGCGGCGATACCGAGGGCGCCGGGGTAGACTGGTCGCAGCTCTGGGGCGTGCCCTTCCTGATCGGGCTGTTCGGGGTTTTTTCCCATTTCCGGAAGGACTGGAAGATGGGGTCGGTCATCACGATGCTCTTTCTGGTTACGGGCGCGGCTCTCGTAGTCTATCTCAACCAGACCGAACCTCAGCCCCGTGAGCGGGATTACAGTTATACGGGGAGTTTTTTCGCTTTCGCCCTCTGGATAGGCATCGGCGTCGAGGCCATGCTCACGCGGGCTGTTTCGTCGGTTCGCGATACCCGTTCGGCCAATCTGTTTTCGGCCGTTCTGCTCGGAGTGTTGCTGTTCGTCACCAACGGCAGGATGCTCCTGGCCAACTATCATACGCATGACCGTTCAGGAAATTACGTTCCCTGGGACTGGGCATGGAACATGCTCCAGAGTTGCGGGAAAGATGCGATCCTGTTCACGAATGGTGACAACGACACCTTTCCGCTCTGGTACCTTCAGGAAGTGGAGGGAATCAGGACCGATGTGCGGGTCGTCAACCTCAGTCTCGCCAATACGGGCTGGTACCTCCTGCAGTTGAAGAATACCCGCCCCCACGGGGCGAAACCCCTTTCGTTCAGCCTGAGCGACGAGGAGCTCTCCGATATCGGCTACGTGGCAATCGAGCCCGTCGAGGTGGATCTTCCCGCCGCCGGTCTGAAGGAAACGTTCGCCGCGGAGTACCGCGCCTCGGGACTGCCCGTTCCGGACCCCTTTCCCGACACCATCCGCTGGCAGATCCGTCCTACCGTGAATTTCAGGGGACAGGGCTTTCTCCGGCCTCAGGATCTCGCCGTCTACGAGATACTCATGAACAATTTCACGTCCCGTCCGGTCTATTTCGCCCTGACCGTCGGCAGGGACAACCTGCTGGGACTCGATGACTACCTGCGGCTCGACGGGCTGGCCTACAGGGTGGTTCCCGAGAAAAATACCGGGGAAACGGAAAGGATCGATCCTTCGCAGCTCTGGACCAACCTGTGCAGCGTCTACCGTTACCGTAATCTCGACGATCCGGATGTCTACATCGAGGAGACCGCCCGCCGCCTGAGCGGGAATTACAAGCCTTTGTTCGCGCGCCTGGCGCTGGAACTCGCCGCGCGCCGTGAGGACGAACTGACGGTAAGGGATTCCTCGGGCAACCGACGAAAGGCTACCGGAAAGACGCTTGCGCTCGAGGCTCTCGACAGGGCAGGGAAGGTTTTGCCTCTGGAGCGCTTCGGAATCGATCCGGAGGTTGCAGCTTCGGTGGTTTCTCTCTATGTTGTATTGGGGCAAAAAGATAAGGCTGATCCGTATATTGCCTACCTTGAAAAGCTCGCTGCAGTTTCGACGATACGATCGGCTCCGAGGCTACATTACGCTCTTGCCCTCGCTCTTCGCGAAATAGGGAGAACCGGCGAGGCGGAAAAAATCATGCACGAACTTCAGCGGGAGATCGATCTGGAGAGCGGGGAACAGTAA